The proteins below come from a single Malus sylvestris chromosome 3, drMalSylv7.2, whole genome shotgun sequence genomic window:
- the LOC126614218 gene encoding uncharacterized protein LOC126614218: protein MSSSQEMSQLIRSQKAMTTTPRPTITPTTDATAPAEMDHRPVNPVDPVSTPVPQAPASSTSSMALPIRARRAHRRPCTPEQMSPSGSTTDASGPQPAKKNT from the exons ATGTCTTCATCTCAAGAG ATGTCACAGCTCATTAGAAGCCAGAAGGCGATGACGACTACACCTCGTCCGACGATTACACCTACTACTGACGCCACTGCTCCGGCAGAAATGGACCATAGACCGGTGAATCCGGTTGACCCAGTAAGTACTCCAGTCCCACAGGCACCGGCATCTTCAACTTCTTCGATGGCGTTACCCATTAGAGCTCGACGTGCTCACCGGCGCCCCTGCACTCCGGAACAGATGTCGCCATCGGGATCCACAACCGATGCCTCAGGTCCACAACCAG CCAAGAAAAACACCTAG